The following proteins are co-located in the Haloarcula marismortui ATCC 43049 genome:
- a CDS encoding Na+/H+ antiporter NhaC family protein — protein MVEGIAAGPWSIVPALVAIGLAWYTRDALIGLFVGIVITGVLVGALHPQAVGVPSDLITAGGEVATVQPQAEDGSPWTVGVGGIVLGGIFGLKLVPEIIATAPLFGEWYVKNVLLAIFAIGGLIGLMIRAGAIQGVLEALVARAESAADAEKAAFLAGIAIHIDDYFNCLVVGSMMRPLTDKFDVSRAKLAYYVDSAGSPASRLAFYSTWGAAMVGFIGGGLVEAQQQGTLPSGMTNFVNTGGEQVTAATGAVWPLFFNTLFTGFYSWIALGLAGLVAWQVVPNIYGMGTEESRARNEGKVVGDDADPMISAEMDEYEVSETATPDWRNFAWPILTMIVVGLGAMFWRASPVIYVKGKEGMGATLLQLGSWQLITPPSGPWAFNIGGVQLGLASFSALIVGFLLYRWKGDIPSNDDATDAMMVGFKGILLAAVILMFASSIQNAVTILGVSSFVTNVFGGVPAFIIPVGVFLVTSFVSFSDGSSWSTYGIMFPIAIPLAFSTGANLPLVLGAVFSGGIFGDHTSPISDTTVLASSTSGSDHMVHVRSQAPYALMAAGIAAVLFLVFGLVLPEGFRVIPY, from the coding sequence ATGGTTGAGGGAATCGCGGCTGGACCGTGGTCGATCGTTCCAGCGCTCGTCGCCATCGGTCTCGCCTGGTACACCCGAGACGCGCTTATCGGGCTGTTCGTGGGCATCGTCATCACAGGCGTCCTTGTGGGCGCATTACACCCACAGGCAGTGGGGGTCCCATCGGACCTGATCACCGCTGGCGGTGAGGTGGCGACCGTCCAGCCACAGGCCGAGGACGGGAGTCCCTGGACGGTCGGCGTCGGTGGCATCGTACTTGGCGGTATCTTCGGACTGAAGCTCGTTCCGGAAATAATCGCCACGGCCCCGCTGTTCGGGGAGTGGTACGTCAAGAACGTCCTGCTCGCCATCTTTGCCATCGGTGGGCTGATCGGACTGATGATTCGAGCCGGTGCGATACAGGGCGTGCTGGAGGCCCTGGTGGCGCGGGCCGAGTCCGCCGCAGACGCCGAGAAGGCCGCGTTCCTGGCCGGTATCGCAATCCACATTGACGACTACTTCAACTGCCTCGTGGTCGGTTCGATGATGCGGCCGCTGACCGACAAGTTCGACGTCTCGCGGGCCAAGCTGGCCTATTACGTCGACTCAGCGGGGTCGCCGGCCTCCCGGCTCGCGTTCTACTCGACGTGGGGGGCGGCGATGGTCGGCTTCATCGGGGGCGGCCTCGTCGAGGCACAGCAGCAGGGGACGCTGCCGTCCGGGATGACAAACTTCGTGAACACCGGCGGCGAGCAAGTTACCGCGGCGACCGGGGCCGTCTGGCCGCTGTTTTTCAACACGCTGTTTACTGGCTTCTATTCGTGGATCGCGCTCGGCCTCGCCGGCCTCGTCGCGTGGCAAGTCGTGCCAAACATCTACGGGATGGGGACCGAGGAGTCCCGAGCGAGAAACGAGGGGAAGGTCGTCGGCGACGACGCCGACCCGATGATTTCCGCTGAGATGGACGAATACGAGGTATCCGAAACTGCCACGCCGGACTGGCGGAACTTCGCCTGGCCGATCCTCACGATGATTGTCGTCGGCCTCGGCGCGATGTTCTGGCGGGCCAGCCCCGTCATCTACGTCAAGGGGAAGGAAGGGATGGGGGCCACGCTGCTCCAGCTCGGCAGCTGGCAGCTAATCACGCCGCCAAGCGGTCCCTGGGCGTTCAACATCGGCGGCGTCCAGCTCGGTCTGGCCTCGTTCTCCGCGCTCATCGTCGGCTTCCTGCTGTATCGCTGGAAGGGCGACATCCCGTCGAACGACGACGCGACTGATGCGATGATGGTCGGCTTCAAGGGCATCCTCCTTGCGGCCGTCATCCTGATGTTCGCCAGTTCCATCCAGAACGCAGTGACGATACTGGGTGTTTCGTCGTTCGTGACGAACGTCTTTGGCGGCGTGCCGGCGTTCATCATTCCGGTGGGCGTCTTCCTCGTGACTTCCTTCGTCAGTTTCTCCGACGGGTCATCGTGGTCGACCTACGGCATCATGTTCCCCATCGCCATCCCGCTGGCGTTCTCGACGGGCGCGAACCTCCCGCTGGTCCTCGGCGCGGTGTTCAGCGGCGGCATCTTCGGTGACCACACCTCGCCAATCAGCGACACGACCGTCTTGGCCTCCTCAACGAGCGGGAGCGACCACATGGTCCACGTCAGGAGCCAGGCACCTTACGCCCTCATGGCGGCGGGTATCGCGGCCGTGCTGTTCCTCGTGTTCGGACTGGTGCTTCCAGAAGGGTTCCGCGTCATCCCGTACTGA
- a CDS encoding DEAD/DEAH box helicase: MTDEEPADRDDDSDSTPELELDAVYDAIDAVGRPHLTATEFSRKTDLTPDEARAALERLADDGDIERQDVSEVESVWYPTDIAEVTDRERVVLFPDRREVVVEHPDQFTRAQLSQFARLQDTNRSGGYVYELREEDIWAAPHESLDDLLTTMRDVLGERSPHLEEWVTSQWERARKFRLKTHEDGYVVLEAESDDLMGNVARPKLDDDHLRAPISDSESWVNEDATAEIKRTLYEAGYPVRDDRDLETGDAIEMDLRLRLRDYQQDWVERFTEQGSGVFVGPPGSGKTVAAMGAMAAIGGETLILVPSRELATQWRDELVRHTSLTDDDIGEYHGGEKEIRAVTIATYRTAGMDRHRKLFDQRKWGLIVFDEVHHVPSPIHRRSADLQTKHRLGLTATPTRESDDEEEIFTLIGPPIGTDWGKLFDEGYVAEPEVEIRLVPWGDETEQSEYSSTSGHDRRQAAASNTGKIDEIRYALAENPAAKALVFIEYLDQGEAISEAIDAPFISGETPHARREKLFDEFRRGELTTLVVSRVGDEGIDLPDAELALVASGLGGSRRQGAQRAGRTMRPAGDARMVILATRGTTEEDFVRRQMRHLASKGIRVTETEAEAVEPPAKTE; this comes from the coding sequence GTGACAGACGAGGAGCCAGCCGACCGAGACGACGACTCTGACTCCACCCCGGAACTCGAACTCGACGCCGTCTACGACGCCATCGACGCCGTCGGCCGTCCGCATCTGACGGCGACGGAGTTCTCTCGCAAAACGGATCTGACGCCCGACGAGGCACGGGCGGCACTGGAGCGTCTCGCCGACGACGGCGACATCGAGCGTCAGGACGTGTCCGAGGTCGAGTCCGTGTGGTATCCGACAGATATTGCCGAGGTGACCGACCGCGAGCGTGTGGTCCTGTTTCCCGACCGCCGGGAAGTCGTCGTCGAACATCCCGACCAGTTCACGCGAGCACAGCTCTCGCAGTTCGCCCGCCTGCAAGACACCAACCGCTCGGGCGGCTACGTGTACGAACTCCGCGAGGAGGATATCTGGGCCGCGCCCCACGAGTCCTTAGACGACCTTCTGACGACGATGCGGGACGTGCTGGGCGAGCGCTCGCCTCACCTCGAAGAATGGGTGACGAGCCAGTGGGAACGAGCCCGGAAGTTCCGCCTGAAGACTCACGAAGACGGGTACGTCGTACTCGAAGCTGAAAGCGACGACCTGATGGGCAATGTCGCACGCCCGAAACTTGACGACGACCACCTCCGAGCCCCCATCTCGGACTCGGAGTCGTGGGTCAACGAGGACGCGACCGCCGAAATCAAGCGCACGCTGTACGAGGCAGGCTATCCGGTCCGGGACGACCGTGATCTTGAAACGGGCGACGCCATCGAGATGGATTTGCGCCTGCGCCTGCGAGACTACCAGCAGGACTGGGTGGAGCGGTTCACCGAACAGGGCTCGGGCGTGTTCGTCGGCCCGCCCGGGTCGGGCAAGACCGTCGCCGCGATGGGTGCGATGGCCGCCATCGGCGGCGAGACGCTGATTCTCGTCCCCTCGCGCGAACTTGCGACACAGTGGCGCGACGAACTGGTCCGACACACCTCCCTGACCGACGACGATATCGGCGAGTACCACGGTGGTGAAAAGGAGATACGCGCCGTCACTATCGCCACCTATCGAACCGCCGGAATGGACCGCCACCGGAAGCTGTTCGACCAGCGCAAGTGGGGCCTCATCGTCTTCGACGAGGTCCACCACGTCCCCTCGCCGATTCACCGCCGGAGCGCGGACCTCCAGACCAAACACCGGTTGGGATTGACCGCCACGCCGACCAGAGAGAGCGACGACGAGGAGGAGATATTCACGCTCATCGGTCCGCCAATCGGGACGGACTGGGGCAAACTGTTCGACGAGGGCTACGTCGCCGAACCGGAGGTCGAGATCCGTCTCGTGCCGTGGGGGGACGAAACCGAACAGTCCGAGTACAGTTCCACGTCGGGCCACGACCGCCGACAGGCCGCCGCCAGCAACACCGGAAAAATCGACGAGATACGCTACGCGCTGGCCGAGAACCCGGCCGCGAAGGCGCTAGTGTTCATCGAGTACCTCGACCAGGGTGAGGCTATTAGTGAGGCCATCGATGCGCCGTTTATCAGCGGCGAGACGCCACACGCCCGCCGGGAGAAGCTGTTTGACGAGTTCCGCCGCGGCGAACTGACCACGCTGGTCGTCTCCCGCGTCGGCGACGAGGGTATCGACCTGCCGGACGCCGAACTCGCGCTCGTCGCTTCCGGACTGGGTGGGTCCCGTAGACAGGGCGCACAGCGGGCCGGGCGGACGATGCGCCCCGCTGGTGACGCCCGGATGGTCATTCTCGCGACGCGAGGGACGACCGAGGAGGACTTCGTCCGTCGCCAGATGCGCCACCTCGCTTCGAAGGGCATCCGCGTGACCGAGACGGAGGCCGAGGCCGTCGAGCCACCGGCAAAGACGGAGTGA
- a CDS encoding class I SAM-dependent methyltransferase yields MNRRDIVREGYDDIAATYAAERDGEGRERGLVAALADRLPAESRVLDAGCGAGTPAMDVLAANHTVTGLDISREQLRTARKRVPGPRLCQGDLAALPFPADTFDAIVSLHAVIHVPRAEHAAVFAEFERVLEPGGRLLTALGNEQWEGNNEDWLETGTEMAWSFHGRKRNRELLAEAGFSVTDVETVDDELGGVFAFFRARA; encoded by the coding sequence ATGAACCGACGCGACATCGTCCGTGAGGGCTATGACGATATCGCCGCAACCTACGCGGCCGAGCGTGACGGCGAGGGTCGCGAGCGCGGTCTGGTCGCGGCCCTCGCGGACCGTCTGCCCGCCGAGAGTCGGGTCCTCGATGCCGGCTGTGGCGCTGGGACGCCCGCGATGGACGTTCTCGCAGCCAACCACACTGTCACGGGGCTGGATATCTCTCGCGAGCAGCTACGAACGGCGCGCAAGCGGGTCCCCGGACCGCGGCTCTGTCAGGGAGATCTGGCAGCGCTGCCGTTCCCAGCAGACACGTTCGATGCGATCGTCTCACTGCACGCGGTCATCCACGTCCCGCGAGCGGAACACGCCGCCGTCTTCGCCGAGTTCGAGCGCGTGCTCGAACCGGGCGGTCGGCTACTGACCGCGCTGGGCAACGAACAATGGGAAGGCAACAACGAGGACTGGCTGGAGACCGGGACCGAGATGGCCTGGAGCTTCCACGGCCGCAAGCGCAATCGCGAGCTACTGGCCGAGGCCGGCTTCTCCGTCACCGACGTCGAGACCGTCGACGACGAACTCGGTGGGGTGTTCGCGTTTTTCCGGGCGCGAGCGTAG
- a CDS encoding globin-coupled sensor protein yields the protein MASQHERTGPRARITESDRAGVDGVTLTDRIGLDAGEIRWRKEFTGFDGSDVDNLTAMADETNARAEAVVDDFYDHLQSFDETVEIFGRSTKSVDQLKNTQTQYLRDLVAGTYDKQYFENRARIGKIHDMLDLGPKIYLGAYSIYFEHFLRTIVEDLQSGDAARDEALEEMQSRALSVFKLLNLDQQVAMDTYIDSYSQRLESAIDDQQTLMQEVESGLQEPIDELSASAEEVAQTNKQITMTAETQSESMDEVAGEVADMSATIEEIASTAEEVASTSTSAEQKAERGNEAAQQAATMMNDVDDAVDTVSTDIAGLREQADEIDDIVEVINDIADQTNMLALNASIEAARAGEAGDGFAVVADEIKTLAGDSQEHANQIEDTVTEIQDETVDAVESLETVTEQVTEGIDQVETAAERLEEIVSAVNEASQGIQEVSAATDDQAASTEEVASMVDELSSGIDDMSAQLDDLAATNERQTEKIQDVAETARRLDTDTA from the coding sequence ATGGCATCTCAGCACGAGCGTACAGGCCCACGAGCGCGTATCACTGAATCTGACAGGGCAGGCGTCGACGGTGTGACGCTCACCGACCGTATCGGGCTGGACGCCGGAGAGATACGCTGGCGGAAGGAATTCACTGGATTTGACGGGTCGGACGTCGACAATCTCACCGCGATGGCAGACGAGACGAACGCCCGAGCCGAAGCTGTCGTCGACGACTTCTACGATCATCTGCAGTCATTCGACGAGACTGTCGAGATTTTTGGGCGGTCAACCAAGTCAGTCGACCAGCTCAAAAACACACAGACGCAGTACCTCCGCGACCTAGTCGCCGGGACCTACGACAAACAGTACTTCGAGAACCGGGCCCGTATCGGGAAGATTCACGATATGCTCGACCTCGGCCCGAAAATATATCTTGGGGCCTACAGCATCTATTTCGAACACTTCCTGCGGACAATCGTCGAAGACCTGCAATCAGGCGACGCTGCCCGGGACGAGGCCCTCGAAGAAATGCAGTCGCGGGCGCTCTCCGTATTCAAACTCCTGAATCTTGACCAGCAGGTCGCGATGGACACCTACATCGACTCGTACAGCCAGCGTCTGGAATCGGCAATCGATGACCAGCAAACGCTGATGCAGGAAGTCGAAAGCGGACTACAGGAGCCAATCGACGAACTGAGCGCCTCAGCCGAGGAGGTCGCACAGACGAACAAGCAGATTACCATGACGGCCGAAACCCAATCCGAGTCGATGGACGAAGTGGCGGGCGAGGTTGCGGATATGAGCGCGACAATCGAGGAGATTGCCTCGACCGCGGAGGAGGTGGCGAGTACCAGCACATCGGCCGAACAAAAGGCTGAACGCGGGAACGAAGCCGCACAGCAGGCCGCGACCATGATGAACGATGTCGACGACGCCGTCGATACGGTTTCCACAGACATCGCCGGCCTCCGAGAGCAGGCCGACGAAATCGATGACATTGTCGAAGTGATAAACGACATCGCTGACCAGACCAATATGCTCGCGCTGAACGCCTCCATCGAGGCCGCACGCGCCGGAGAGGCTGGCGATGGGTTTGCTGTCGTCGCCGACGAAATCAAGACGCTCGCCGGGGATTCACAGGAACACGCGAACCAGATCGAGGACACCGTCACGGAGATTCAGGACGAGACCGTCGACGCCGTCGAAAGCCTCGAAACCGTGACCGAGCAGGTGACTGAGGGCATCGACCAGGTCGAGACGGCAGCCGAACGGCTCGAAGAGATCGTCTCGGCGGTCAACGAGGCGTCACAGGGCATTCAGGAGGTCTCTGCGGCGACCGACGACCAGGCGGCGTCGACAGAAGAGGTCGCCAGCATGGTCGACGAACTGTCGAGCGGCATCGACGATATGTCGGCACAGCTCGACGACCTCGCGGCGACGAACGAAAGACAGACAGAGAAGATTCAGGACGTGGCCGAGACCGCACGTCGACTCGACACAGATACAGCGTAA
- the folP gene encoding dihydropteroate synthase, translating into MEFHEAANFLFELRRFAPRAGTDATQDLLSSLGDPQEGLRCIQIAGSNGKGSTARMVERTLREAGLDVGLYTSPHLDDVRERIRINGRKLSEAALVEFVESVRADMTEQAAANDSPTFFETMTALALWEFDRQDIDIAVLEVGIGGRYDATSVVDPVASAVTSVTLEHTHILGDTVEEIAYDKAHVAPEDAPLVAGTTGDALAAVREVADDVVTVGEGDDADVTATYDGREGLEGAVSVDGSGWRVDTYLPLLGAHQAQNAGIAATLCQQVADISQTDLERGLRNAHWPGRFEVMNESPLVVLDGAHNPGSIERTAETLSSFDYDNLHVVIGAMVDKDHERIAAALPDPDHVVACQPNVDRAESHHVVAAAVENATDATVETRSDVAGALDIALDAADSGDAVLVVGSLYAVREARTNWSRSLVPKQVDSLAEARETIESAHITDTGAWRMRGKGVHRVLRTRVQPRQAQYLKEELLSLGGECAVSGLDGQGEETLDVVMMATMAQYKRLAEKLDGQPYGLASFADELRGALSIQQSEPDTSAAYPWDDGTAVMGICNITPDSFHDGGEYNAVEDAVARAERMVEAGADILDIGGESTRPGAEPVPVEEEIDRVVPVIERLSELDVAISVDTRKAPVARAALDAGADILNDVSGLEDPEMRLVAAEYDVPVVVMHSIETPVDPDSDIHYDDVVEDCIDQLTERILLAEKAGLDRDQIIVDPGVGFGKSPTEDFKLLDRLPEFEALGCPILVGHSHKSLFGLVGQEAGDCLEATIAGTTLAAERGADIVRVHDVPENVAAVRVAEAARDPQKFED; encoded by the coding sequence ATGGAGTTCCACGAGGCCGCGAACTTCCTCTTCGAGTTGCGCCGGTTCGCCCCGCGAGCCGGTACTGATGCCACGCAGGACCTGCTATCGTCGCTCGGTGACCCACAGGAGGGGCTTCGCTGCATCCAGATTGCGGGGTCCAACGGAAAGGGGTCTACCGCGCGGATGGTCGAACGAACGCTACGGGAAGCCGGCCTCGATGTCGGACTGTACACGTCCCCACATCTCGACGACGTGCGTGAGCGAATCCGTATCAACGGCCGGAAGCTCTCCGAAGCCGCCCTCGTCGAGTTCGTCGAGTCGGTCAGAGCGGACATGACCGAACAGGCCGCGGCCAACGACTCGCCCACCTTCTTCGAGACGATGACCGCGCTGGCACTGTGGGAGTTCGACCGTCAGGACATCGACATCGCAGTGCTGGAAGTCGGTATCGGCGGCCGATACGACGCCACGAGCGTGGTCGACCCGGTCGCCAGCGCTGTCACGTCCGTGACGCTCGAACACACCCACATCCTCGGCGACACCGTCGAAGAAATCGCGTACGACAAGGCCCACGTCGCCCCAGAGGACGCCCCACTGGTGGCTGGGACGACTGGCGACGCGCTGGCCGCCGTCCGCGAGGTCGCCGACGACGTTGTGACTGTCGGCGAGGGCGACGATGCCGACGTGACGGCCACGTACGACGGTCGTGAAGGGCTGGAAGGGGCAGTCTCAGTCGACGGTTCCGGCTGGCGCGTCGATACTTACCTCCCGCTGCTGGGCGCACATCAGGCACAGAACGCCGGAATCGCAGCCACGCTGTGCCAGCAAGTCGCGGACATCTCACAGACGGACCTCGAACGCGGCCTGCGAAACGCCCACTGGCCCGGTCGGTTCGAGGTGATGAACGAGTCGCCGCTGGTCGTCCTCGATGGGGCTCATAACCCCGGAAGCATCGAGCGCACCGCGGAGACGCTATCCTCGTTCGACTACGACAACCTCCACGTCGTCATCGGTGCGATGGTCGACAAGGACCACGAGCGCATCGCCGCGGCGCTGCCGGACCCGGACCACGTTGTCGCTTGCCAACCCAACGTCGACCGGGCGGAGTCCCACCACGTCGTTGCGGCCGCGGTGGAGAACGCGACCGATGCCACGGTCGAGACGCGCAGCGACGTTGCAGGGGCGCTCGATATCGCACTCGACGCCGCGGATTCCGGCGACGCGGTCCTCGTGGTGGGGTCGCTGTACGCCGTGCGGGAGGCCCGGACTAATTGGTCACGGTCGCTAGTCCCCAAACAGGTGGATTCGCTGGCCGAGGCTCGGGAAACCATCGAGAGCGCCCATATTACCGATACCGGGGCCTGGCGGATGCGAGGCAAGGGCGTCCACCGCGTCCTGCGTACCCGTGTCCAGCCGCGACAGGCTCAGTACCTCAAGGAGGAACTGCTGTCGCTGGGTGGGGAATGTGCCGTCTCTGGGCTGGACGGACAGGGCGAGGAAACCCTCGACGTGGTCATGATGGCGACGATGGCCCAGTACAAGCGCCTCGCGGAGAAGCTGGACGGCCAGCCCTACGGGCTCGCGTCGTTCGCCGACGAACTGCGGGGGGCGCTGTCCATCCAACAGTCCGAGCCCGACACGTCGGCAGCGTATCCCTGGGACGACGGGACGGCCGTCATGGGTATCTGCAATATCACTCCGGACTCCTTCCACGACGGCGGCGAGTACAATGCCGTCGAGGATGCCGTCGCCCGCGCCGAGCGGATGGTTGAGGCCGGTGCGGACATCCTAGATATCGGCGGGGAGTCGACTCGACCCGGTGCCGAACCAGTCCCGGTCGAGGAGGAAATTGACCGCGTCGTCCCGGTTATCGAGCGGCTTTCGGAGCTAGATGTCGCCATCTCCGTCGACACGCGGAAGGCCCCTGTCGCGCGAGCGGCACTCGACGCCGGCGCGGACATCCTGAACGACGTGTCCGGCCTCGAAGACCCCGAGATGCGCCTCGTCGCCGCCGAGTACGACGTGCCGGTGGTTGTGATGCACTCCATCGAGACACCAGTCGACCCGGACAGCGACATCCACTACGACGACGTGGTCGAGGACTGCATCGACCAGCTGACCGAGCGCATTCTGCTCGCCGAAAAGGCCGGGCTCGACCGCGACCAGATTATCGTCGACCCCGGCGTCGGCTTCGGGAAATCGCCCACGGAAGATTTCAAACTGCTCGACCGCCTCCCGGAATTCGAGGCACTCGGCTGCCCGATTCTGGTTGGGCACTCCCACAAGTCGCTGTTCGGGCTGGTCGGGCAAGAAGCGGGCGACTGTCTGGAGGCGACCATCGCCGGGACGACGCTGGCGGCCGAACGGGGGGCCGACATCGTTCGCGTCCACGACGTCCCGGAGAACGTTGCTGCTGTTCGCGTCGCCGAGGCAGCCCGTGATCCACAGAAATTCGAGGACTGA
- a CDS encoding formate/nitrite transporter family protein, which translates to MADNEDREEAVRDAVDVSRSGAPAGGSVIRDRFSADEIFQRIIVAADEEVTVGTREMFFAGVAGGFAITVTFMLYASLYAKTGGDPILSALLYPLGFVFIILGDYQLYTENTLPPVALVLERLASIPSLLRIWVVVLISNLFGGMLGALALATTNVLSADAAAAAAGFAQKAIETSQITLFSKAVFAGLIVAGVVWVDYSLRDSISRLVLIYISFLAIPFGNLYHVVVSATEMFYLVFIGELALSVGLWQFVLPVLLGNSVGGVVLVTVVNYFHTTERRLETARDEGPKRQLTLREWIWGGWSASGRSYVPATDEVPRTDPESRENER; encoded by the coding sequence ATGGCAGATAATGAAGACAGGGAGGAGGCTGTCCGCGACGCTGTGGACGTCTCTCGAAGCGGTGCGCCGGCGGGTGGGAGTGTCATCCGGGACCGGTTCTCCGCCGACGAGATATTCCAGCGCATCATTGTCGCGGCAGACGAGGAGGTAACAGTTGGGACCCGCGAGATGTTCTTCGCCGGCGTCGCGGGCGGGTTCGCTATCACAGTGACGTTCATGCTGTACGCGTCATTGTACGCGAAGACCGGCGGCGACCCGATATTGAGCGCGCTCCTGTATCCACTCGGGTTTGTCTTCATCATTCTCGGGGATTATCAGCTCTACACGGAGAATACACTCCCACCGGTCGCGCTCGTCCTCGAACGGCTGGCGAGCATCCCGTCGCTGCTCCGTATCTGGGTCGTCGTCCTGATTTCGAACCTCTTCGGCGGGATGCTCGGCGCGCTCGCGCTGGCGACGACCAACGTTCTCTCCGCCGACGCGGCGGCGGCTGCCGCCGGGTTCGCGCAGAAAGCTATCGAGACATCCCAGATAACGCTGTTCTCGAAGGCAGTGTTCGCCGGCCTCATCGTCGCCGGCGTCGTCTGGGTCGATTACTCGCTGCGGGACAGCATCTCGCGGCTCGTGTTGATATACATCTCGTTTCTGGCGATTCCGTTCGGAAACCTCTACCACGTCGTCGTCTCTGCGACGGAGATGTTCTATCTGGTGTTCATCGGCGAACTGGCGCTGTCTGTCGGCCTCTGGCAGTTCGTTCTGCCGGTACTCCTCGGCAACTCCGTCGGTGGCGTCGTCCTCGTGACCGTCGTCAACTACTTCCATACGACTGAACGGCGACTCGAAACGGCGCGGGACGAAGGACCCAAGCGCCAGCTCACTCTCCGAGAGTGGATCTGGGGCGGATGGTCCGCCTCCGGCCGCTCATACGTCCCGGCAACTGACGAAGTTCCCAGAACCGATCCGGAGTCACGAGAGAACGAGCGCTGA
- the purH gene encoding bifunctional phosphoribosylaminoimidazolecarboxamide formyltransferase/IMP cyclohydrolase — MKLAGMASNRGRNLMNIADRAPGGAEFAVVLTNDADAPVLEAAAERGIPTEVVERDADESRESHEERVLDALSEYDFDLVTLDGYMRVLSETFLEGTPTALNVHPSLLPNFTGANAHEQVLDAGVKVTGCTVHVLDESVDGGPIVTQEPIPVFEDDDEDSLKERVLYEGEFTAYPRVIEWFAEDRVTIDWDEGTVSVEGDEGGDFPARRIVSDDLASSLRYGENPHQNAALYTDTTVSEASVVHADQLNEGAKALSYNNYNDADGALNLIKEFEEPAAAVIKHTNPAGCATADSVADAYEKALSTDPMSAFGGIVALNRECDAATAEQIIDSFKEVVVAPGYTDAALDVLFEKDNLRVLDVNENFEVTDNLTEKPLVGGRLVQERDTQHLSVDDLEVVTEREPTDEQIESMLFAWHTLKHVKSNGILFADGTETVGIGMGQVSRVDAVRLAAMKADEHAEGKDAEGAVMASDAFFPFPDGIEEAADAGIEAVIQPGGSKNDESVIEAADEHDIAMVFTGQRSFRHD, encoded by the coding sequence ATGAAACTCGCCGGTATGGCCAGTAACCGCGGCCGAAATCTCATGAACATCGCGGACCGCGCCCCGGGCGGGGCGGAGTTCGCCGTCGTTCTGACTAACGACGCAGATGCGCCGGTACTCGAAGCAGCCGCCGAACGCGGCATCCCGACCGAAGTCGTCGAGCGCGACGCGGACGAATCGCGCGAGTCCCACGAGGAGCGCGTTCTCGACGCCCTTTCGGAGTACGACTTCGACCTTGTCACGCTGGACGGCTATATGCGCGTCCTCAGCGAGACGTTCCTCGAAGGGACACCGACCGCGTTGAACGTCCATCCGAGTCTCCTGCCGAATTTCACCGGGGCGAACGCCCACGAGCAGGTCCTCGACGCCGGCGTGAAGGTGACGGGCTGTACCGTCCACGTCCTTGATGAAAGCGTCGACGGCGGCCCCATCGTCACGCAGGAACCGATTCCCGTCTTCGAAGATGACGACGAGGACAGTCTCAAAGAGCGCGTGCTCTATGAAGGCGAGTTCACCGCCTACCCGCGCGTCATCGAGTGGTTCGCCGAGGACCGCGTCACCATCGACTGGGATGAAGGGACGGTCTCAGTAGAGGGCGACGAGGGCGGAGACTTCCCTGCCCGCCGCATCGTCTCGGATGACCTCGCATCGAGTCTGCGCTATGGGGAGAACCCCCATCAGAACGCCGCGCTGTACACTGACACGACCGTCTCGGAGGCCAGCGTCGTCCACGCCGACCAGCTGAACGAGGGCGCGAAGGCGCTGTCGTACAACAACTACAACGACGCCGACGGCGCGCTAAATCTCATCAAGGAGTTCGAGGAGCCAGCCGCCGCGGTCATCAAGCATACCAATCCTGCGGGCTGTGCGACCGCCGACTCCGTGGCCGACGCCTACGAGAAGGCGCTGTCGACGGACCCGATGAGCGCCTTCGGCGGCATCGTCGCGCTGAACCGCGAGTGTGACGCCGCCACCGCCGAGCAGATCATCGACTCCTTCAAGGAGGTCGTCGTCGCGCCCGGTTACACCGACGCCGCGCTCGACGTGCTGTTCGAGAAGGACAATCTCCGCGTTCTCGATGTGAACGAGAACTTCGAGGTCACCGACAACCTGACCGAAAAGCCCCTCGTTGGGGGCCGACTCGTTCAGGAGCGGGACACCCAGCACCTCTCAGTCGACGATCTTGAAGTCGTCACCGAGCGCGAGCCGACCGACGAGCAGATCGAGTCGATGCTGTTCGCCTGGCACACGCTCAAACACGTCAAGTCCAACGGCATTCTCTTCGCTGACGGGACGGAAACGGTCGGCATCGGCATGGGGCAAGTGTCCCGGGTCGACGCCGTCCGACTGGCCGCGATGAAGGCCGACGAGCACGCAGAAGGGAAAGACGCCGAGGGCGCTGTGATGGCCTCGGACGCCTTCTTCCCGTTCCCGGACGGTATCGAGGAGGCCGCTGACGCCGGTATCGAAGCGGTCATCCAGCCCGGCGGCTCGAAGAACGACGAGAGCGTCATCGAGGCCGCGGACGAACACGACATCGCGATGGTGTTCACCGGTCAGCGGTCGTTCAGACACGACTGA